The following are encoded together in the Nitrosopumilus sp. b3 genome:
- a CDS encoding ArsR family transcriptional regulator: MSRRITLPQLKKYDITQKVIEALADSESRAILFSIIKKGNTAAELSVKLKIPLSSVYKKLGDLEELTLIEVEKWLLSDKGRKYKVYRSRISKADISIRKPEPTLTLVAN, from the coding sequence ATGTCACGAAGAATTACTTTGCCACAACTAAAAAAATACGATATAACTCAAAAAGTAATAGAGGCATTAGCTGATTCGGAATCACGGGCAATTTTATTCTCAATAATTAAAAAGGGCAATACAGCTGCTGAACTTTCAGTTAAACTAAAAATTCCTCTCAGTTCAGTATACAAAAAATTAGGAGATCTTGAAGAACTAACACTAATTGAAGTTGAAAAATGGTTACTATCGGACAAGGGAAGAAAATACAAGGTATATCGTAGTAGAATCAGCAAGGCAGATATTTCCATTAGAAAACCAGAACCCACTCTTACACTAGTAGCAAATTGA